ACCTCACCTGCTCGCTCGCCAGCGCTCTCTTCACCGGCGGCAGGGCCAGGATCGCCCCCAGCACGGCAGCCATCGCCCGATGGCTCGCGAGCAGCTGGTCGTCGAAGACCAGGTTCTGGAGCTTTCCGCGCTCGATCGCCATGAGCACATAGCGATGGGCACTGTTCACGGGTGTGATCACGCGCGCGGCCCGCGGGCGGAGCGAAATCGCGCCCCGCGTGCAGAATCGAACACACACGCCGCATCCGAGGCACGCGTCGTCCGCCACCCGAGCGGTCCGCCGTCGCGGTGCCACGGGGTCGTTCGCCGACACCAGCGTCAGCGCCTCGACCGGACAGGCGTCGACACATCGCGAACACCCGTTGCAGGCGTCCCGGTCGACCTCGGGCAGATGGTTCGTGGTGTGGATCGGACGCATCTCGGCGAAGCGTCGTGCCGCGATCATGGCCTCGCAGCAGCAGCCGCAGCAGTTGCAGATGAAGCTCACGCGCTGCTGGACGTTCTCACCGAACTGGACCAGGCCGTGCTCGTAGGCCCGTTCGAGCAGGTCCTTGCACTCGTGCGCGTCGATCGTCCGGGCATGGCCGTGACGACAGAGTGACTCGGCCGCCGAATTGAAGGTCATGCAGATGTCCAATGGCGCGTCGCAGGCGCGATCGAGGTGGTGCATCTTGTGGCGGCAGTAGCACAGGCCCACGCCGATGTGGGTGGCCGTCTCGATCACCTCGGTGGCGCGTTCGTGGTCGAGCACCTCGAGGGTGTCGTCGCGCGGCAGCATCGGCTCCTGCACGAACACGCGACCGAGCTGCGTGGTGCCATCCGCGAAGAGCGCGCGGACGAAGTCCTCCTCGACGTTCAGGTATTCGTGGAAGAGTTCGCTCAACTGCCGTTGATCGAGGTCGTCGCGGACGCGCATCAGGGAGAACTCGAAGAAGCCGGCCATCGGCGGTGGCAACACGTAGGTCGTTCCGTCGTCGCGGACGACGTCGACCAGCAGTGCGCGACTGGCGAGTTCGTCGAGTACGGTGCGCGCGTCGGCAACGCTCGTCTTCCACGCGCGGGCCGCACGTTCGGCGGTGAACGGGCGGATCGGGACGAGCGACAGCAACTCGGCCTCGCGCTCGTCCATCAGGAGTTCGAGGATGCGCCGCAGGTGTTTCGACGGCGGCGCCCCCTGGGGAAAACGGTTCAGGCGGTCGGTGAAGCGGTCATGACCGTTCTTCAGCGTGTGGTGGGCCACGGAGAATCCTCTCGCCGGGCTCGCCGGCTCGCCGCGACGGTCGAGGCGCACCGGATCGGAAGTCCGACTCCACCCTAGGGGATCGGGCGGCCGTCTTCACGATCGGGAGTTGTGATCTCCTCCGATCGACGGTTTCCGCGCGGCGCGCACCTTCACGGCGCGGTCGGAACCACGAAGTCCTCGAAGACCTCTCCCGTCGGCCCGTGGGTCCAGATCACCGACTGGTAGCCCACCGTCCACGTCTCCACCTCGGCGCCCGACAGATCGATGAAGGTGTCCTGGGCGACGAGGAAAGCATCGACGAGGCGGATCCGCATCTCGAGGACCCTCGTGCCGACGAGGTCGGGGACGTAATGGCGGAACTCGCAGACATCGAGGCGCTCGACGATCTTGATGCTGTCGGAATCCATGGATCGGCTCCGGCGACTCGAGTGCGCGTTCCGGGGGGCGTCACGCGGCGCCCGACGATAGGGCATCCGCCCCGGGTGGGGCAACGGGTGGCCCGCGAGGCCGCCCGGGGTGCTCGTCGGTCCGTGACCGGACCCGGGTTCACCGAGTCTGGGCCCGCCCTCGGCTCGGCGCCGCGTGACAGCACCTCGGTCGAGCAGTATGGTCATACCAGAGGGGAGAATCCTCCCGCCGTTCCACCGACGCCTGCCCATGCCCCCGCGATGACCGCCGATCCGAGTCGTCTGCTTGCCGCGCTCGCTCGTGACCAGGTCAGTCTCGACCTGAAGACGGTCGATCTGTGCTTTCTCGCCGGATTGTACCTCCGCGCCGATCGGGCGGCGCTGGCGTCCTTCGAGGAAGACGTCCTCGTCGACATGTTCGAGCAGGTCTGCGACCTGGTCGACCCGGGAGCGGAAAGGCCGCGCAAACGAGCGACGCATGCGATCCAGCGGCTCCGCGACCAGCGGATGCTGGCCCGGGTGGACGGGGCGGGCATCGTTCGGTCCGGCGAGTACGCGCTGACGCGGCTGGCCGCGGCGGTGGTCGAGTACTTCCTCGCGGACGAGGCTCTCACTCGTGAGAGCCTGACCCTCCTCACCGCAACCCTGCGCGCCCAGCTCGCCGAGATACTCGCGGCCGCCCGTCGCGCCGACACCGAGGAGGCGTGGAATCAGTGGGTCGTAGCACCT
This sequence is a window from Candidatus Krumholzibacteriia bacterium. Protein-coding genes within it:
- a CDS encoding 4Fe-4S dicluster domain-containing protein encodes the protein MAHHTLKNGHDRFTDRLNRFPQGAPPSKHLRRILELLMDEREAELLSLVPIRPFTAERAARAWKTSVADARTVLDELASRALLVDVVRDDGTTYVLPPPMAGFFEFSLMRVRDDLDQRQLSELFHEYLNVEEDFVRALFADGTTQLGRVFVQEPMLPRDDTLEVLDHERATEVIETATHIGVGLCYCRHKMHHLDRACDAPLDICMTFNSAAESLCRHGHARTIDAHECKDLLERAYEHGLVQFGENVQQRVSFICNCCGCCCEAMIAARRFAEMRPIHTTNHLPEVDRDACNGCSRCVDACPVEALTLVSANDPVAPRRRTARVADDACLGCGVCVRFCTRGAISLRPRAARVITPVNSAHRYVLMAIERGKLQNLVFDDQLLASHRAMAAVLGAILALPPVKRALASEQVRSRYLARLCEKVEAG